The following proteins are co-located in the Microvirga ossetica genome:
- a CDS encoding cupin domain-containing protein, which translates to MAGYVISGRAELEIEGQTVRLEPGDSWVVPAGAEHTYRILETFTAVEAMAPPAQVHAREQT; encoded by the coding sequence GTGGCTGGCTACGTGATTTCCGGACGGGCGGAACTAGAGATCGAGGGGCAGACTGTGCGGCTGGAGCCCGGCGACTCCTGGGTGGTGCCTGCTGGAGCCGAGCATACCTACCGCATTCTGGAGACATTTACCGCAGTCGAGGCGATGGCTCCTCCTGCTCAGGTGCATGCGCGGGAGCAGACTTAA
- the asnB gene encoding asparagine synthase (glutamine-hydrolyzing), giving the protein MCGIFGEFGSPQSSTNADIYSGLLNVLEHRGPDDYGLERGNNWMLGFRRLAILDLSPAGHQPMCTPDGRHWLVFNGEIYNYLELRRALEHDGVTFRSESDTEVLLQLLLRCGPSALSRLNGMFAFAFVDLTKRTFLLARDRLGVKPLYWYNQGGKLRFASELKGLLAWPDATRTINRKAVLEFLSLGYIPASSCILEGYGKLEAGTYAVGSLDRPTLNPTRYWSIDIAPGSNSGPLTTDQLSEFHELLADAAKIRLRSDVPVGIFLSGGIDSGLVASFAAESSAPPLALTVGFAEESFDETSIAQETAAHLGLKLKVLQQRAASIDDVDSLSWTFDEPFGDASALPTMLLCSAASEHATVFLSGDGGDEAFGGYRRYLEAARHGWISRVPSAAKAAGYALSQAMPLQSALRYRLAKATLPRDQMAAVFDGQGLTRDPALRSILPRDLLAQAGDVLDPVRVAWENGSALDPL; this is encoded by the coding sequence ATGTGCGGCATATTCGGCGAGTTCGGATCTCCCCAGTCTTCAACAAACGCTGACATATACTCCGGATTGCTGAACGTCCTGGAGCACCGAGGTCCAGACGACTACGGACTCGAACGCGGCAACAATTGGATGCTCGGCTTTCGACGGCTTGCAATCCTGGATCTGAGTCCTGCAGGCCACCAGCCCATGTGCACACCTGACGGGCGTCACTGGTTGGTCTTCAACGGTGAGATTTACAACTATCTGGAGCTTCGCCGCGCCCTTGAACATGACGGTGTGACGTTTCGGAGCGAATCCGACACCGAAGTGCTCTTGCAGCTCCTCTTACGCTGTGGCCCTTCTGCGTTGTCGCGCTTGAACGGCATGTTCGCATTTGCCTTTGTCGATTTGACGAAAAGAACTTTTCTTCTTGCGCGCGATCGCCTTGGGGTGAAGCCTCTCTATTGGTACAATCAGGGAGGAAAACTCCGCTTCGCGTCCGAACTGAAAGGTCTCCTTGCTTGGCCGGACGCCACGAGAACGATCAATCGGAAGGCCGTTCTGGAGTTCCTCTCACTTGGTTACATCCCGGCCAGTTCATGCATCTTGGAAGGTTACGGGAAGCTGGAAGCCGGCACGTATGCTGTGGGCTCCCTGGACAGACCGACCCTCAATCCCACACGCTATTGGTCCATCGATATCGCTCCAGGTTCCAACTCGGGTCCCCTCACGACGGACCAGTTGTCCGAGTTCCATGAGCTCCTGGCCGACGCCGCCAAAATTCGCCTCCGAAGCGACGTGCCCGTCGGCATATTTCTGTCCGGGGGAATCGATAGCGGGCTCGTAGCATCGTTCGCGGCTGAGTCTAGCGCCCCACCTCTCGCTCTGACTGTCGGCTTTGCTGAAGAGTCGTTTGACGAAACGTCGATCGCCCAGGAAACGGCGGCGCATCTTGGATTGAAGCTGAAGGTTCTGCAGCAACGCGCGGCGAGCATCGATGATGTCGATAGTCTTTCATGGACGTTCGACGAGCCCTTTGGCGATGCATCGGCTCTGCCGACCATGCTTCTTTGCTCTGCAGCCTCCGAGCACGCGACCGTCTTCCTGTCGGGAGACGGCGGAGACGAGGCGTTCGGTGGGTATCGGCGCTATCTCGAAGCAGCGCGACATGGCTGGATAAGTCGAGTTCCGAGTGCTGCCAAAGCAGCTGGATATGCGCTATCGCAAGCGATGCCGCTCCAATCGGCCCTCCGCTATCGCTTGGCCAAAGCAACGCTTCCTAGAGATCAGATGGCTGCGGTTTTCGATGGGCAGGGCCTGACACGCGATCCCGCGCTTCGTTCAATCCTGCCGCGGGATCTCCTTGCTCAGGCCGGCGATGTGCTCGACCCTGTGCGTGTGGCTTGGGAGAACGGGTCAGCACTCGATCCCCTCTAA
- a CDS encoding asparagine synthase-related protein, with the protein MDYQLYLPDDVLVKVDRASMASSIEVRSPFLDYRVVEWAAKLPPAALTNGREGKLPLRQLAQLRLPARTAQARKSGFGVPIGTWMRQAQWRSMITDRLVSGASRQGDLWDVAGASRLLDLHNRGNRDFSEYLWRLLVLDSWKRQHLDDHSYRHRCNNSALQSDTSRISASA; encoded by the coding sequence TTGGATTATCAGTTATATCTGCCGGACGATGTGCTGGTTAAAGTCGATCGTGCTTCCATGGCCAGCTCCATCGAGGTTAGATCGCCGTTCTTGGACTACCGAGTGGTCGAATGGGCTGCGAAGCTGCCCCCTGCGGCATTGACGAACGGCAGAGAGGGAAAGCTGCCGCTTCGTCAACTCGCTCAACTGAGGCTGCCCGCCAGAACGGCGCAGGCCCGGAAGAGCGGATTCGGAGTTCCGATCGGCACATGGATGCGGCAGGCTCAATGGAGGTCGATGATCACTGACCGCCTGGTGAGTGGCGCATCCCGTCAGGGCGATCTCTGGGACGTGGCTGGAGCGAGCCGTCTGCTCGACCTGCACAACCGCGGCAACCGTGACTTCTCCGAGTATCTTTGGCGGCTTCTCGTCCTCGACTCATGGAAGCGCCAGCATCTCGACGATCATTCTTATCGACATCGATGCAACAATAGCGCGCTTCAATCCGATACCAGTCGAATATCCGCAAGTGCGTAA
- a CDS encoding collagen-like protein: MLKYLFAGAVVLAGSAPALADIVIDQAMIAGGELRVLGRLSRPRQAPVSLDEQYQTRSEANGRFAFRIMYHPATCIVTIQAEEEQRQVVVGFCGQQGPAASDEALKAAATSIPSGPPGLQGEPGRDGAPGPAGPAGAKGEPGPQGLVGPPGPQGERGSEGPQGPAGLVGPQGPAGPAGPPGSAGTAEARVTSDGQPGPVGPIGPTGPDGPPGPAGPQGPQGLAGHQGPQGPQGLPGPRGEPGPAGPPGSVGPAGPIGLAGAVGPVGPPGPQGSAGEIGPIGPPGPIGPIGPAGLTGPIGPIGPVGPEGKAGPEGKAGSAGTILRVLVKECAAQARCMARCDEDEYPVNGTCNRGDRFDMDEAGVYCFSTSESPNGMKARAICAKK, encoded by the coding sequence ATGCTGAAGTACCTGTTTGCCGGAGCTGTCGTTCTCGCCGGCAGCGCCCCGGCCCTGGCCGATATCGTTATCGACCAGGCCATGATCGCCGGTGGCGAATTGCGTGTTCTTGGCCGGTTGAGCAGGCCGCGTCAGGCGCCTGTCTCGCTCGACGAGCAGTATCAGACGCGATCGGAGGCGAACGGACGGTTCGCCTTTCGCATCATGTATCATCCCGCCACCTGCATCGTGACGATCCAGGCGGAAGAGGAGCAGCGGCAGGTCGTGGTCGGATTTTGCGGGCAACAGGGCCCGGCCGCATCCGACGAGGCTTTGAAGGCCGCTGCGACATCGATCCCCTCCGGCCCCCCGGGCCTGCAAGGCGAGCCGGGCCGCGACGGCGCGCCGGGACCTGCGGGGCCCGCGGGCGCGAAAGGTGAGCCGGGTCCGCAGGGTCTCGTCGGGCCTCCGGGTCCGCAAGGGGAGCGCGGCAGCGAAGGCCCCCAAGGTCCCGCCGGTCTCGTCGGCCCACAGGGACCCGCAGGCCCTGCTGGACCTCCGGGCTCTGCCGGAACGGCCGAAGCGCGCGTGACCTCGGATGGTCAGCCGGGTCCTGTCGGCCCAATCGGTCCTACCGGCCCCGACGGGCCGCCCGGACCCGCAGGCCCGCAAGGACCGCAGGGTCTCGCCGGCCACCAGGGTCCGCAAGGGCCTCAGGGGCTTCCCGGTCCGCGCGGTGAACCCGGCCCGGCCGGACCTCCCGGTTCTGTCGGTCCGGCGGGTCCGATCGGCCTTGCCGGAGCCGTGGGTCCTGTGGGGCCTCCCGGACCGCAGGGCAGCGCCGGAGAGATCGGACCGATCGGCCCTCCGGGCCCTATCGGGCCTATCGGCCCCGCAGGACTGACAGGCCCTATCGGTCCAATCGGACCCGTCGGTCCGGAAGGAAAGGCGGGTCCGGAAGGAAAGGCCGGATCGGCAGGAACGATCCTGCGGGTCCTGGTAAAGGAATGCGCCGCGCAGGCGCGGTGCATGGCCCGCTGCGACGAGGACGAATATCCCGTCAACGGCACCTGCAACCGCGGCGACCGCTTCGACATGGACGAAGCCGGCGTCTATTGCTTTTCCACCAGCGAGAGCCCGAACGGCATGAAAGCGCGGGCGATCTGCGCGAAGAAGTAA